The following are encoded together in the Dickeya lacustris genome:
- a CDS encoding Kdo(2)-lipid IV(A) acyltransferase — MTQIPSFNRSLLHPRYWATWAGVALLYLLVLLPYPLIYRIGTGLGRLSMRVLKRRVAIAHRNLQLCFPDMSEQERTQQVIKNFESVGMGIMETGMAWFWPDWRVARWFSISGIEHMLPLREQKRGILLIGLHFLTLELGARIFGMQNAGIGVYRPNDNKLLDWLQTWGRMRSNKSMLDRKDLKGMIRALKQGEIIWYAPDHDYGPRSSVFVPLFGVEKTATTVGSYMLARAAKPAIVPFVPRRLPDAKGYELIIRPAHLEIPLDSEEITAAWMNKLVEENILLAPEQYMWLHRRFKTRPEGEPSLYTH; from the coding sequence ATGACACAGATACCCTCGTTTAATCGCTCACTCTTACACCCCCGCTATTGGGCCACATGGGCTGGCGTTGCTTTGCTTTACCTGCTCGTTCTGTTGCCTTATCCGCTCATTTACCGTATTGGGACGGGGCTTGGCCGTCTCTCCATGCGAGTATTAAAACGCCGTGTTGCAATCGCACACCGTAATTTGCAGCTCTGTTTCCCTGATATGTCGGAGCAGGAGCGTACACAACAGGTTATCAAGAATTTTGAGTCTGTCGGTATGGGCATCATGGAAACGGGCATGGCCTGGTTTTGGCCGGACTGGCGGGTTGCGCGTTGGTTTAGCATCAGTGGTATTGAACACATGTTGCCGCTCAGAGAGCAAAAACGCGGTATTCTTTTGATTGGCTTGCATTTTCTCACCCTTGAGCTGGGTGCGCGTATTTTTGGCATGCAGAACGCTGGTATTGGTGTCTATCGCCCGAATGACAATAAATTACTCGACTGGCTGCAAACCTGGGGCCGTATGCGTTCGAATAAATCCATGCTCGATCGAAAAGATCTAAAAGGGATGATTCGGGCCCTGAAACAGGGGGAAATCATTTGGTACGCCCCCGATCATGACTATGGTCCACGCAGCAGCGTTTTCGTACCGCTGTTTGGTGTCGAAAAAACCGCAACGACCGTGGGAAGTTATATGCTCGCCCGCGCGGCAAAACCGGCTATCGTGCCATTTGTACCGCGCCGCCTGCCTGATGCTAAAGGGTATGAATTGATCATTCGTCCGGCACATCTGGAGATCCCGCTTGATAGCGAAGAGATAACCGCAGCCTGGATGAACAAGCTGGTTGAGGAGAATATTTTACTCGCCCCAGAGCAATACATGTGGCTCCATCGGCGCTTTAAAACCAGACCAGAAGGTGAGCCATCCTTATATACTCACTGA
- the mdoH gene encoding glucans biosynthesis glucosyltransferase MdoH, which translates to MNKSTPSSLDYIEKLPLPAGQAEGLSEMLSQSPNVSSLHQSLSDDSAAVSMRSPDDVPLVSVQRRLELAWKEGLNGGKQLGKDREGRTALQAMPKIVRASMFPDAWQTNPMARWWDSVKGRAKPLRHQYKTAEENEAENRWRKVGTLRRYILLVLTLFQTAIATWYMKTILPYQGWALIDPFAMVHQDVWRTLMQLLPYVLQSGILILFAVLFCWVSAGFWTALMGFLQLLIGKDKYSISSTTVGNEPLNPAHRTALIMPICNEDVERVFAGLRATYESVAATGQLSHFDIYVLSDSNDPDICVAEQKAWMDLCREVDGAGRIFYRRRRRRVKRKSGNIDDFCRRWGSQYSYMVVLDADSVMSGDCLTSLVRLMEANPNAGIIQSAPRASGMDTLYARCQQFATRVYGPLFTAGLHFWQLGESHYWGHNAIIRVKPFIEHCALAPLPGEGSFAGSILSHDFVEAALMRRAGWGVWIAYDLPGSYEELPPNLLDELKRDRRWCHGNLMNFRLFLVKGMHPVHRAVFLTGVMSYLSAPLWFMFLALSTALQVVHTLMEPQYFLQPRQLFPVWPQWRPELAIALFSTTLVLLFLPKLLSVILVCAKGAKAYGGTLRLFVSLLIEMLFSVLLAPVRMLFHTVFVVSAFLGWSVQWKSPQRDDDATPWSEAFARHGSQLLLGLVWAIGMAWLDLRFLWWLAPIVFSLILSPLVSVLSSRANVGLACKRNQLLLIPEESDPPRELVATDEYFRRNRERKLEHGFMHAVFDPSINALSSAMATARHGFSQPIEEMREQRVSEALARKPHEVDGALRLALLSDPVTLARLHNRLWSQPERYQNWHDAYQPLAEPIIKNS; encoded by the coding sequence ATGAATAAGTCAACTCCTTCTTCTCTCGATTATATCGAGAAATTACCTCTGCCTGCTGGTCAGGCAGAGGGCCTAAGCGAGATGCTGTCGCAATCTCCGAACGTCTCTTCTTTACACCAATCACTGTCTGATGACAGCGCCGCTGTATCAATGCGCTCACCGGATGATGTGCCATTAGTTTCGGTTCAGCGTCGTCTGGAACTGGCGTGGAAAGAGGGGCTCAATGGCGGTAAACAGCTCGGTAAAGATCGTGAAGGGCGCACTGCATTACAGGCGATGCCGAAGATTGTTCGTGCGTCGATGTTCCCTGACGCCTGGCAGACTAACCCGATGGCGCGTTGGTGGGATAGTGTCAAAGGCAGAGCGAAACCTCTCCGTCATCAGTATAAGACGGCAGAAGAAAACGAAGCGGAAAATCGCTGGCGTAAAGTGGGAACATTGCGTCGCTATATTCTGTTGGTGTTAACGCTTTTCCAGACGGCTATTGCAACCTGGTATATGAAAACCATACTCCCTTATCAGGGATGGGCGTTAATTGATCCTTTTGCCATGGTACATCAGGATGTATGGCGTACGTTGATGCAGCTACTGCCGTATGTGTTGCAAAGCGGCATACTCATCCTGTTTGCTGTGCTGTTCTGTTGGGTGTCCGCCGGTTTTTGGACGGCACTGATGGGATTTTTGCAATTACTGATTGGCAAAGATAAGTACAGTATCTCATCGACAACCGTGGGTAATGAGCCACTCAATCCCGCTCATCGTACTGCGCTCATCATGCCAATCTGTAATGAGGACGTGGAGCGTGTTTTTGCCGGATTACGTGCAACCTATGAGTCAGTTGCTGCTACGGGGCAATTGAGTCACTTTGATATTTACGTCCTAAGCGACAGTAACGATCCCGATATTTGCGTTGCTGAACAGAAGGCGTGGATGGATCTGTGCCGTGAGGTCGATGGCGCTGGCCGTATTTTCTATCGCCGCCGTCGTCGTCGCGTAAAACGCAAAAGTGGCAACATTGATGATTTTTGTCGCCGTTGGGGTAGCCAATACAGCTATATGGTGGTGTTAGACGCCGATAGCGTAATGAGTGGTGATTGCCTGACCTCGTTGGTGAGGTTAATGGAGGCAAATCCGAATGCCGGTATTATCCAGTCTGCGCCAAGGGCGTCAGGAATGGATACGCTGTATGCGCGTTGCCAGCAGTTTGCCACTCGGGTGTATGGCCCGCTGTTCACCGCCGGTTTGCATTTTTGGCAATTGGGTGAGTCCCATTACTGGGGGCATAATGCAATCATTCGCGTAAAACCGTTTATCGAGCATTGTGCATTGGCGCCATTACCGGGTGAAGGCTCATTTGCTGGTTCGATTCTTTCGCATGACTTTGTTGAAGCCGCATTAATGCGTCGTGCGGGATGGGGTGTATGGATTGCTTATGATCTGCCGGGAAGCTATGAGGAATTACCGCCCAACTTGCTTGATGAGTTGAAGCGCGATCGCCGTTGGTGTCATGGCAACTTGATGAATTTCCGGTTGTTTTTAGTCAAAGGGATGCATCCGGTACATCGTGCGGTATTCCTGACGGGCGTGATGTCCTATCTGTCTGCGCCGCTCTGGTTTATGTTCCTGGCGCTGTCTACCGCATTGCAGGTTGTCCATACCTTGATGGAGCCACAATACTTCTTACAGCCACGTCAGCTTTTCCCGGTGTGGCCGCAGTGGCGTCCAGAATTGGCAATAGCCCTGTTCTCGACGACATTAGTGTTGCTGTTCTTGCCGAAACTGTTGAGCGTCATTCTGGTGTGTGCGAAGGGGGCAAAAGCCTATGGCGGCACGTTAAGGCTGTTTGTCTCGTTGCTGATAGAAATGCTCTTTTCCGTACTGTTGGCTCCGGTGCGTATGCTGTTTCACACCGTCTTTGTTGTGAGTGCATTCCTCGGCTGGTCAGTGCAGTGGAAATCTCCCCAGCGTGACGACGATGCCACGCCCTGGAGTGAGGCGTTTGCTCGCCATGGATCGCAACTGTTGCTTGGGTTAGTGTGGGCAATCGGTATGGCATGGCTTGATCTGCGTTTCTTGTGGTGGCTGGCACCGATTGTCTTCTCGCTGATTCTCTCGCCGTTGGTCTCTGTGCTGTCGAGCCGTGCGAATGTCGGGTTAGCCTGTAAACGCAATCAATTACTGCTTATTCCAGAAGAATCAGATCCACCGCGTGAATTGGTGGCGACGGATGAATATTTCCGCCGCAACCGCGAGCGTAAACTGGAGCACGGTTTTATGCATGCGGTGTTTGATCCTTCCATTAATGCGTTGAGTAGTGCGATGGCTACCGCTCGTCACGGTTTTAGTCAGCCTATCGAAGAGATGCGTGAACAGCGTGTGAGTGAAGCATTAGCGCGCAAGCCTCATGAGGTTGATGGTGCGTTGCGTCTGGCATTGCTCAGTGATCCGGTAACACTGGCTCGCTTACATAATCGTTTGTGGAGTCAGCCGGAGCGCTATCAAAACTGGCATGATGCTTATCAGCCGTTAGCCGAGCCTATCATCAAGAACAGCTGA
- a CDS encoding rhodanese-related sulfurtransferase: MPVLHNRVSNQELKARMLAEVEPRTTVSFYKYVQLSDPHAFRDALYIALNDLNVFGRVYIASEGINAQISVPASKFAAFRTVLYRSHPALDGVRLNIALEDDGKSFWVLRMKVRSRIVADGIDDETFDATKVGQYLNAQQVNQMAEDPQTVFVDMRNHYEYEVGHFENAIEIPSDTFREQLPMALEMLADKREKNIVMYCTGGIRCEKASAYMLHNGFRNIYHVEGGIIEYVRQAREKGLPLKFIGKNFVFDERLGERVSNDVIAHCHQCGDRCDTHTNCRNQGCHLLFIQCQKCAEKYEGCCSVSCQEETRLPLEEQRKRRQEREAKMKIFNKSKGVLNTSLTLGIPPSEE; this comes from the coding sequence ATGCCAGTGTTACATAACCGTGTTTCCAATCAGGAATTGAAAGCGCGTATGCTCGCTGAGGTTGAGCCACGCACAACCGTTTCCTTTTATAAATACGTTCAACTGAGCGATCCCCATGCATTTCGTGATGCGCTGTATATTGCGTTGAACGATCTCAACGTCTTTGGCCGTGTGTATATTGCCAGCGAGGGGATTAATGCGCAGATAAGCGTGCCTGCAAGCAAATTTGCAGCATTCCGCACAGTATTGTATCGATCGCACCCCGCGCTGGATGGTGTGCGTCTGAATATCGCGCTTGAAGATGATGGCAAATCATTTTGGGTTCTGCGTATGAAGGTTCGCTCACGCATTGTGGCTGATGGCATCGATGATGAAACGTTTGATGCCACGAAAGTTGGGCAATACCTAAATGCGCAGCAGGTGAATCAGATGGCGGAAGACCCGCAAACCGTATTTGTGGATATGCGTAATCACTATGAATATGAGGTCGGGCATTTTGAAAACGCCATAGAAATTCCCTCAGACACATTTCGTGAGCAATTGCCTATGGCACTGGAAATGCTGGCGGATAAACGAGAAAAGAATATTGTGATGTATTGCACTGGCGGGATTCGTTGCGAGAAGGCCAGCGCTTACATGTTGCATAATGGCTTTCGCAACATCTATCACGTCGAGGGTGGGATTATTGAATATGTCCGTCAGGCGAGAGAAAAAGGCTTACCGCTGAAATTTATTGGCAAAAATTTTGTTTTTGACGAGCGATTAGGCGAGAGGGTGTCCAACGATGTGATCGCTCACTGTCATCAATGTGGCGATCGTTGTGATACGCATACAAATTGCCGTAATCAGGGCTGCCACTTATTATTTATTCAGTGCCAAAAATGCGCTGAAAAATATGAGGGATGCTGTAGTGTGTCCTGCCAGGAGGAAACCCGACTTCCGCTGGAAGAACAGCGAAAACGCCGTCAAGAGCGTGAGGCAAAGATGAAAATATTCAATAAATCAAAAGGTGTATTAAACACCTCGTTGACGTTAGGTATTCCCCCATCGGAGGAGTAA
- a CDS encoding NADH:flavin oxidoreductase/NADH oxidase yields MSMLFSPLALGNLTLPNRIIIAPMCQYAADNGKATEWHMMHLGTLSHSGAGLLIVEATAVVPEGRISPHDLGLWDDETERALLPVIQAIRKHSTIPLGIQLGHAGRKASTRTPWTGRSHLRPDQGGWQTVAPSAQPYHPDDLPPIALSHAQINDLIDAFAASAQRADRLGFDLIEIHAAHGYLLHQFLSPLTNMRSDEYGGSLSNRLRLLSDIYLAVRQAVSADKAVGVRISATDGVNGGWDLAQSITLGKMLKQLGCDFIHVSSGGLSPLQHIEPAPNYQVPFARAIRQETGLTTIAVGLITEPEQAEAIVATGDADAAALARAILFNPRWPWHAAVKLNAHVNVPPQFWRSEPHYVRGLFEQP; encoded by the coding sequence ATGAGTATGCTGTTTAGCCCATTAGCACTGGGAAATCTGACGCTGCCAAATCGAATAATCATTGCACCAATGTGCCAATATGCGGCTGATAACGGTAAAGCGACCGAATGGCATATGATGCACCTCGGCACGCTTTCACATTCTGGGGCAGGACTATTAATTGTTGAGGCCACGGCTGTCGTGCCGGAAGGACGGATCTCTCCACACGATCTGGGGTTGTGGGATGACGAAACGGAACGCGCGTTATTGCCAGTCATTCAGGCGATTCGTAAACACTCAACCATTCCGCTCGGAATACAGCTGGGCCATGCCGGGCGCAAAGCCTCCACCCGCACCCCCTGGACCGGTCGATCGCACCTTCGGCCCGATCAAGGCGGCTGGCAGACAGTCGCCCCCTCAGCACAGCCTTATCATCCAGACGATCTGCCACCTATTGCGCTGAGTCACGCGCAGATCAACGATCTGATTGATGCTTTTGCCGCCTCAGCCCAACGTGCCGATCGACTGGGATTTGATCTGATAGAGATTCATGCCGCGCATGGCTACTTATTGCACCAGTTCCTTTCACCACTCACAAATATGCGCAGCGATGAGTATGGCGGTTCCCTGTCAAACCGATTGCGGCTGCTCAGTGATATCTACCTTGCTGTTCGACAAGCGGTGTCCGCTGATAAAGCCGTGGGCGTGCGTATTTCAGCAACAGATGGTGTCAACGGCGGCTGGGATCTCGCACAATCCATTACGCTCGGCAAAATGCTAAAACAGCTAGGCTGCGATTTTATTCACGTATCAAGCGGTGGACTCTCCCCTTTACAGCACATTGAACCTGCGCCGAATTATCAAGTGCCGTTTGCCAGAGCAATACGACAAGAAACCGGACTCACCACCATCGCTGTCGGGCTGATCACCGAACCAGAACAGGCCGAAGCCATTGTCGCTACCGGCGATGCTGATGCCGCAGCCCTTGCTCGCGCTATCTTATTTAACCCGAGATGGCCTTGGCATGCGGCTGTAAAACTGAACGCACATGTCAATGTCCCACCACAATTTTGGCGTAGCGAACCACACTATGTTCGAGGACTGTTCGAGCAACCATGA